A region of the Corynebacterium endometrii genome:
CCGGCAAAAGAGGGCTCCGCGCCTTGGGCGGCGGCCACCTCGCGGCCGATGGCCTCCGCGGCCACGTTGTCAGAATGCTTAACCATCTGCTGCATCCGCTGGGCCAGCGGCGCGGATTGGGTGCTGGCCACCACCTCCGCTCCCCCCGGCGCCGGGGCAAGGCCCGCGGTCTGCGCGCCGAGGCGCTGGGCCAACAGGTTGGCCACGTCCAAGGCCGGGGCGTGGCTGCGCGGCAGGTCCCCCTCGGTGCCGCCCAGGCGGCCGCCGTACGCCATGGCCGGTTCCATGGGCGCCACGTATCCGCCATCAACGTTGTCCGGGTCCCAGGCCGGCGCCTGGGTGTTACCGGACCACAGGCCGGTATCGATGTAGACCGCACTCGCTCCGCCGGCCGCGGTGATTTGCTCCGCGAGGTCATCGAGCTGCTCGTGCGTCATCCAGGTATCGCCGGCGGCCTTAATCACCACGGTGCCGTCCTGGGGGCCGCGGACTACCTCGGTGTTAACGCGCGCGCCCGTATCCAGGCTCAGGATGGCCGCCGCGGTGGTCAGGATCTTGGTCGCGGACGCCGGGACCGCCGGGGTACCCGCCTCGCGCTCCCACACCACATCGCCGGTGGTGGTGTCAATGACCTGCCCGCCTAGCGTGCCCAGCGCGGCGTCCCGCGCCAGGTTATCCAGGCGCGCCGAAAGGGCCTCCGCGTCGGGGGCGCCACCCGCGGCGAGCGGCACCATGACGGGTTTGGCGTGGGCCACGGTTGGGGCCGGATCATGCGTGAGGTTGCCGTTTATGTCCTGCACGGCCACGCCCAGGGTGGCCAGGCCAGCCACCGCGGCGGCGGTCACTACGGAGGCCGCGGTCCACCACACATGTTT
Encoded here:
- the dacB gene encoding D-alanyl-D-alanine carboxypeptidase/D-alanyl-D-alanine endopeptidase translates to MKSKHVWWTAASVVTAAAVAGLATLGVAVQDINGNLTHDPAPTVAHAKPVMVPLAAGGAPDAEALSARLDNLARDAALGTLGGQVIDTTTGDVVWEREAGTPAVPASATKILTTAAAILSLDTGARVNTEVVRGPQDGTVVIKAAGDTWMTHEQLDDLAEQITAAGGASAVYIDTGLWSGNTQAPAWDPDNVDGGYVAPMEPAMAYGGRLGGTEGDLPRSHAPALDVANLLAQRLGAQTAGLAPAPGGAEVVASTQSAPLAQRMQQMVKHSDNVAAEAIGREVAAAQGAEPSFAGATRATLETLARAGFDTEATVLSDNSGLSTNNRITPALLTSVVSRAVTDESLRPLLGYLPVAGGEGTLATRYSTQSGKGYVRAKTGSLTGVSALVGTAVGKSGHVYAFSFLVNDAGDLLSTRVAQDALASALTEF